From the genome of Nicotiana tabacum cultivar K326 chromosome 17, ASM71507v2, whole genome shotgun sequence:
TGTTTTCTGCAGCGGAAATACGACGGTGTACGACCTTCAGACCCTTTTCTATCAGCCCAACTCTCTCATCGAGAGATGTAGCTTTGGAAGTTTCGGGTTCTACATAGGGCAGCAACTCGCTTTCAGGCGGAGATGCGTCACTGGCCCTACTTTTGTCGCGCTTTCGACCCATCCCTCTTTGTGGTTCTGGGTTCGCTTCAATGTGAGTTTCTTCAATGTTACGCTGTGAGTTCTTAGCCATGCAagaacctaggctctgataccactgccGGTTGCAAAGCTGAAGAGGCAGCACGTATATTCTTGAGGGACATCGTAAAATATTGGGGCGTGCCTAAGCACATCATAAGCGATCGAGACCCTCGTTTTACCGGCGCATTCTGGAAAGAATTGTTCAGCTTGTTGGGAACTCAACTGCACTTCTCAACAAGTTTCCATCCGCAAACAGATGGGCAAACGGAAAGGATTAATGCCTTGCTTGAATGCTATCTGAGGCATTATGTCAGCGCCAATCAAAGAGACTGGGCTAAGCTATTGGATATAGCTCAATTCTCTTACAATTTGCAACGCAGCGAGGCGACTGGGAAGAGTCCCTTTGATCTTGCAACTGGGCAACAGCCCAACACTCCTCAATCATTGCCCGCCAACGTCGGATTGAAGAATCCGGGGGCTTTTCACATGGCCAAGTTTTGGGAGGAACAAGCCGATCTAGCCAGGTCATATCTTGACAAGGCTGCccgcaaaatgaagaaatttgcGGACCGGAAGCGTCGTCCAGTCAACTATAGGATTGGAGACAGGGTCATGGTGAAATTAAATCCACGGCAGTTCAAATCACTGCGAGGCTTACATCATAGTCTGATTCGCCGATATGAGGGCCCATTCGAAATTGTTGCCAAAGTGGGGATAATATCTTATCGACTGGACATGCCGCGTCATCTGAAAATCTATCCAGTCTTCCATGCTAGCCAATTGAAACCATATTTCGAAGACATGGAAGACAAGGATCGGGCACAGTCCAGCCGAGGCCAAATTTTTGCTACTCCGTAAGCAACAGACAAGCAATTGGAAACCATCATAGACCATCAGTTGGTCCGTGGAAAAGGATGGGGCAATTCGAGCGCACAGTTCCTTGTTCACTGGAAAGGAACTTTGCTAGAGGAGGCATCATGGGAGAAGTATGAAGATTTGTGGCAGTTCAGGGAACAAGTCCACAATTATCTTCAGTTGTGTGGCGCCGGGGTCGTCGCCATTTTAAGTGGGGGAGTGTGCACCGCCCCTCCATCGCACCTATTAATTTTCAGTAAAACCAGCAATGGCGTGGCTTGTCCGAGCTCAAATCTCGGGCTGCCATCAGTGGAAAAACACATAGGCCTACACAGAAATGATGAGATGCCCACTGAAAGCACATTTGGCAGAAAGTCTGCTAACCAAGAGACAAGCAGCCATCAGTGGGAAGGCATCTTTGACCTTCTGGGCCATGGTTGACATCAGATCCCACAAAGTCTGCCTTTCCAGCTTTCCATGCTGGAATGTACCAGGCAGCTTTCCATGCTGGAATGCACCAGGCTGCTGTAACAGCCTTACCAGCCTTGCCAACCACCCCCTTTGTATGGCCATTTTAGTTCTATAAATAGGCTTTGTATTCATTCTTTGTAAAGCATCAGATATTGCATAATACAACAGAAAATTGGCACTTGCCTCCCAAATTTGAGTCTCTTTCTTTCATAGCTTTCTTGCTTGTTTCGTGTGATTGCCATCGCTTTAGCACGATTGTGCTATTTATTGTCTAAGGGCTGAAGCTAAGTAGCACTCAGGCTAACTTTGCTGCCCTCGCCGAACCCTCAGAAAAATAGTTCCGCGACAAGTGGTAgtgtcacgggcccaaatccttaCATTGGGTAGCGGCACTGCTCGCCTGTGCGGCGCCCGCGGCTCCCCTCGCCGCGGGCCAGCCTTCTTCCCAAAATCTCTGAGTTTTGCCTTGACTGGCCAAGGCAAGAAGCTGTTTTTCCACGGGGTCATATTGCATGCCCTCCTTGTGGTCTTGATGATGCCACTGCTTGCTGAGATAACCATGGTTGCTAGTACTGTCttgcgactcaaagcatcggcaactACGTTTGCTTTCCCCGGTTTATATTCCAGGGTGTAGTCAAATTCGGCCAAGAAATCTTGCCAACGGGCCTGCTTGGCAGATAGCTTCTTCTGTGTTTGGAAGTAGCTTGTTGCAACGTTGTCAGTCTTGACAACAAAATGTGCCCCGAACAAGTAATGACGCCAAGTCCTCAGGTAGTGGACTACAATAGACATTTCTTTCTCTTGGACTGTGTAACGCCTTTCAGCGTCATTCAACTTTCGACTCTCAAAGTCTATAGGATGGCCCTCTTGCATCAGTACGCCTCCTATAGCAAAGTCAGACGCATCAGTCTGAACTTCAAAAACTTTCGAGAAATGAGGCAGTGCCAATACGGGTTCCTTGGTGATTGCTGCCTTGAGTTTCTCGAATGCCTTCTGGCAGATGTCGCTCCATTCCCACTCTCTGTCCTTCTTCAGCAAGTTAGTGAGGGGGGCTGCAATAGCCGAGTAACCGAAGATGAATCTCCGATAATGGTTGGCTAAGCCGAGAAAGGACCGAAGTTCCGGTACCTTTGTTGGAGCTTCCCAGTCCTGGATAGCTTCCACCTTGTCTCTATCCATTCGAATTTCCCGATGCCTGATTGTATGCCCGAGGAATTGTACTATGGGCTGTGCGAAGCTGCATTTCTCATGTTTGATGCACAGATCATTTTCCCTTATTACCTTGAATACCTTGCGAAGATGTTCCGCAGTCTTCCATATTGTTGTTGTAAACCACAATATCATCTAAATAGATGACAACGAACTGATCCAAGAAGGGATGGAATAGTTTGTTCATCAAAGTGCAGAAGGTTGCAGGAGTGTTTGTCAAACCGAATAGCATTACCAACCATTCAAAAGCCCCATACCGTGTAACACAAGTTGTCTTGGGCTCGTCTCCATCGGCAATCCGCACTTGGTAGTAACCTTTCCTCAAATCCATTTTGGTGAACACCTTGGCCTGCCCCAAGCGGTCAAATAAATCAGCAATGAGAGGGAtagggtacttattcttcacaGTGACCTTGTTAAGGgcccgataatcaatacataagCGCATGGtaccctccttcttcttctgaaaTAAGATAGGAGGCGCACCTAAGGCTGCTTAGCGAGATGTTTGCTTATACCTTGCCATTGTAAGATCTTATTCTAGATATGTGCAGATAAGTCACATTGAAAAGAATAGATGTGCTATATTTTGAGTTTCAGTAACAGATAGAGGACAGTTTTGTGGAACACTCAACCCCCATTTTAGCAACCTATCCCTAGTATTCAACTTTCCATGTGCTACTAATCTCATTATCAATATACATTTAGGAGCTCCTAGGTTACTACACACTGATTTCCTCCGTGACACCTTAGGGAAAATACCTCTAATCGAGACATACATTTTCTTGATAGAGAATATTGCCATTGTCTGAAACTCAGGTTCCCCCATTCTTGCTTGATCTACATACTTTCTAGCCTTCAAAATTTTTTGTACTACCCATGAGGCTTGTTTTGGTGCAATATTCCAGTTTTGCTGCTTTTTTATATAGTAAGTGTGAACCCATTTTACCCACAAACTATCTTTTTTTGTACACAAATTCTATATACGCTTACATATGGCTACTTTATTCCAACTAGCCACATCCAAAACATTCATTCCACCTGCTACTTGGGGGTAGCAGACTCTTTTCCCATGCAAGTAAAGCCCTTTTAGATGGTTCAGCCCCGCCAGTCCATAAGTATTTTCGACAAGTAGACTCTATTAGCTTGACTACCTTTACGGGTAGCACAAAGATTTGTGACTAGAATACTTGTATTGAGAACATAACACTTTTTATCAACTGGACCCTACCTCCCTAGGATAAGAGCTTTGATGTCCAGATTTGAATTCTACCTAGCATCTTATCAAGCAAGGGTTGACATTGAATAACTGAGAGTCTCTTTGAGCTCAAGGGAACTCCCAAATACCTTATAGGCAAGTCACCCTTTGCAAAACCAGTTCCCTCCATAATCTGTTGTTGCACTATATCGTTCACTCCTCCAAAATAAATGGAGCTTTTGTCCCTATTTGCATTAAGTCTAGAAGATGAGGAAAACTCCTGTAAATAGTCAAATAGCATTTGGACAGACTTCACATCTCCCCTGCAAAATAGAAGTAAGTCATCAGCAAATCCCAACTGTATGATTTTCATCTTTTCACACTTTGGGTGGTAATTGAAGTCTGGTTCTTATCCTAACTGCTTTAGAGCTCTACAGAAATATTCCatcaccaaaacaaacaaaaatgggGACATTGGGTCGCCCTGTCTCAATCCTTTCTTTGCAGGAAAAGGTTCACATGGCTTCCCATTTATGAGGATAGAATAAGAGAGAGTTTTTAAGCACATCATGATCTACTGAGTAAACTTAGAAGGGAAGTGCAACCCCTTCAGAACTTGTTCTACAAAAATCCACCCCATTGAATCATATGCCTTTTGCATATCCACTTTTAGCATGCATCTTGGAGAAATACCTTTCCTATCATAGCCCCTCACTAGCTGACTGAGAATAAAGTTATCAGCAATCAATCTTCATGGGACAAAAGTTGATTGACTCATATCCACCATGCTATCTATCACCTTTTGCATTCTCTTTGTTAGCACCTTTGAAATTATCTTATATATCACTGAACAACATGAAATTGGTCTGAATTGTTCAATCATTGACGGATTGTTTACTTTAGAAACAAGAGTTACAGAAGTGCAATTCATTGGCCTATACATATCCCCATTCTCAAAGAAGTTCAGGATAGCAGTTGTTACCTCTTCCCCTATAACTTgccaagctttttttttttgtagaaacAAGCATTAAATCCATCCACTCCAAGTGCCTTCATATCATCCATATCCTTCACTGCCATGTAGATTTCTTCTTTTGTAACAGGAGAGATCAAATGGAGTTGTTGATTTCTACTCAGCTTAGGCCCATTTGAGAACAGTGAATCCTGCACAACAGGCAATTGAAAAGCTGAAGTACCCAAAAGTTTCTTATAAAAATTTAGTATTTGTTTACTTCATCTTCTGATTGCAACATCACCCATCTGTAGTTACAAGTCTTCTGATTTGATTAGTAGCAGTCCTATTCTTCATGCAGGCAAAAAAATAAGCGCTATTAGAATCCCCCAATTGCAACCATTTTACCCTTGATTTCTGCTTAGCAATCGTCTCTTCAACCATTGTCTATTATTCTAGTTCAATCTTCAGTATTTTCTCCCTGTCAAACAATACAGGGTCATGCCCGGGACACCTCATTTGCCCTTGTGCCTCTTGCAAATTGCCCCTGATATCAATGATTTTCCTATCCACAGCATCATATTCTTCCTTATTTAACAGTTTCATTTCATACTTTTAACATTTTTTAATTTTAGCCAAACACCCTTCAGATAAATTCCATTTACTGGTTTGCTCCATCCTCTATCACTCTTGCCAAAAAGTCCTGATGATCAGAGAGGTGatttaagaatttaaaaagtCTACCACATATGCCTGCTTGATCTTCGAAAGTAATACATAGGGGGAATAGTCCGAGAACATAGGGTCTAGTACCATAACTTCCAGATGAGGCCAATTCACTATCCATTCCACATTCACCAGTGCTCTGTCAATTTTGCTGTAGATGTGATTGTTTGTCCAAGTGTATTGCCTTCCTACTGTCTTTATTTCAGTTAGTTCTGTGTCAATTAGGAAGTCCTTGAAATCTTTAATCTCCTGTTCCTGGACATCTGCACCATTTATTCTATCGTCTACCTGAAGCATAGCATTATAATCTCCCATTAATAGCCATGATCCTTGTTGTAAGGTCACTAATTGCTTCAGTTCTGTCCACAAACTTCTTTTATTTCAACAGTGTGTAGGCCATAGATAGCAGTGAAATAGAACTCAGTAGCCTGAAACTTCACCAACCCATGTATATATTGACTTGCCACTTGCAGTGGAGTATAGTCTATAACATTATGGTCCCACAAAATCCAAATTCTCCCTCTAGTGTTTGAATTGTAATTATCATGCCAACTCCAACCAGGGACTATCTTTTTTATGATTTGTCCGGCATTCTGCTCCTTTACTCTATGCTTGACTATAGCTAtcatctttattttatttctacTAATAAATACCTTAATCTCCTTTTATTTGTACAACTTATTCATTCCCCTTACATTCCATGTAATCAACTTCATGTTAGAATTGTAGGGATTTCAGTACTACCAAATCCACTCCTTTTACTACACTTGCCTTTATCATTTGTACCACCAGGATGTTGCTGCAAAATGTTCCCTTGGTCACCTAATGGACTGAACCCATTAGTAATGTTGAGTAGATCTTTGCCAGTTCTTGGTCCCTGGACATTCTTTGTAGCAGTCTTGCCCACTTCCATCTTTCATTTGTCTACTTGCTCTGGTTCCTGCACAACTGGATGAACAACTGGACACTTAGGCGGCTCATCTTTCTAAGCATCAACTGTCTTTTGCGGCACGCCCAGCTTTCCACCCTTTGTTTACCACTCATGCATCTGTTTTTTAGGATAACCTCTTGGCTGTTGTGCTGGTTTTTTCGGAGGCAGTTCAACAGACCACATGTGACCAATTTGTAAACATTTGTTGCAATACTGTGGTTGCCAATCATACCATATTTCCTGCTCAAATACTTTCCCATCTAGATCATGGACTTTAATAATTCGGGGCAGTGGCTTGGTCACATCCATCTCTATTAGCACTCTAGCAAAAGAAATCCTCTCTATCTTCGATGTACATTCATCCGCATATATAGGATTCCGCATCACACTACAAATTCTACTCAGTGATTCCATAAACCAACAATTAAGAGGTAAATTTGGGAATTTAACCCACAGAGGTATTGTGCTTAAAACTTCCTCACTGAAATCAAAGTTTGGCTCCCAAGCTTTGAGAATTATAGGCCTATTATTCAAAGTATGTGGTCCAGAGAAGATTACCTCATTCCTGTCCTCCATTGTACTAAATTTGATGACAAAGTAGTCTTCATTGTGGTAGTAGATCTTAGGTTTTGCAACAAAATTTCACTGAGCTTTTATAAATCTTTTCAGAGCTCCTATAGTTGGGGTATCCCCTACTACATATAGGATTActgttgttttccatttttctgtCTCCTTCTCTACATCTTCTTTTCTCAATTGCACAATTTTTTCACCTTCCTTAATCATAGGGGCAACATATTTTAAGCTCATACCTTTTGCAGCCAACCTATTGCTAGAGAATATGTTTGCCCAATTCTTCTCCTTATCAGCTAAGTAATGCATAACCAGGTTTCGATTCGCACCCCTACTATTTTCCCGATTCTCACTCACCTTCTCCTTTCCAGTTGTCTTCTCAAGGATCTCAGAGCTTGTATTTTTAGCCAGTTGTCCTGGATTCGTCTTCCCCAAACTTCTCGCATCAACCTCAATCGGCTCTGGTTGATGTTCCTTTGCAATTAATTGCACCGGTATCGTTGAGGCAGCACTCTTAGGTGTTGGTGCTAAGGGTTGCTTCCCCAAGCTATGGCTGGATCCACTGGGTGGCGTATACATCATGAAAGAGGTTGACCCTGTTACCGTAGTAATCCTAGTATCTTCCAGTTGAGATGTTTCCAACTCCATTGATAAAATCCTATTCCGATTGTTCTTCAGTATTTTCCTATCTGACAACAACAATAAGCCAGTCAAATCCCAGACCTTATATCTAGCTGAGGCTGTTATAAGGGGACAATATGAGTATCACTGCACAAATCGTACGAAAAATAGGAACAAACATTAAATCGAGAAGAAatatgcaaagcaaaagcgatagctagtaaataggttcggcactgaaaagcgaaatagtatgACACGATATTGCCACTAGCtagcttagacaaaaaccctaccagactagtcTTATAATGGTACGAActaaggcaagactcaactagctcctaacctacaaccttaatactcgacctccacatcttcatATCAactgtcatgtcctcggaaatctaaagtcttgccatgtcctgcatgatcacctctccccaatacttcttcggccgccttctacctcttctcgtgccctccacaaccagccgctcacactAGGGCTGTTCATTTAGATCGAATATtcgaaatccgaaccgatcctTTCAATTTCGGATTGGATCAAATTTcggattgtgtttattaaaatttcagatttgggATCAGATTCGGATTGGTATAATTTTAACACGATCCGATCCGAAATTATTTAGGCATGTATAAATTCTAAACTTTAATTCGGATAATTAGTACTTCCTTTAGATTTTCCTCCAAGTTATTACATTTACAATTGATGAATTTAGCTctattggcaccatagtactctcataattgtataaacatAATTTTTTCTTACTGTActgcctcttttacaaagaaaatatacatatgagtttgcaactttgaggcataataatccgatccgaaatccgatccgatccaaaatttaaaatccgatccaatccgatattaattcggatcggattcggattgcattgtctagaatccgaaatccgaaaatccgatccgaaatgtgttaaatccgatccgatccgatccatgcACAACCCTAGCCCACACCTTTTTACCGGGACATCTGGGCTCCTCCTCTGTACATGCCTGAACCATATGAGACTCGCTTCAAGCATCTTGTCATCACTGGGAGCCATGcacaccttctctcgaatatcatcattcctaatcctatccatcctagtgtgcccccacatccacctcaacatcctcatttctgctactttcatcttctggatatgtgagttcttaacaggccaacactcagcctcGTACAttatggccggtctaaccaccactttatagaacttacctttgagtatcggtggcactcttttgtcacacaggactccagatgctaacctccacttcatccatcctaccccaatacggtgtgtgacatgctcgtcgatctcccctcccccctggataaccgacccaaggtacttgaaactgcctctacttgggatgacctgtgagtcaagactcacatccacgcccacttctcCCGGCTCAGTGCTAAACTTACACTTCAGGTATTCCGTCTTcttcctgctcagcttgaaacctttagactcaagagcttgtctccaaacttccagcctctcgttaacataggctcgcgactcatcaatcagaactatgaaTTATTTGGTATTATTCCTATCTGACAATTGAATTTTATTCTTCCGTGTTCGTGCTCCGGTATTATTTGGTATTATTAACAATAAGtttctcttttatatttttagaggaaaaatacatagtttaccccGAAACTTAGGACCAAATCTCTATGACACACTTTCTAAGCACGGTTAATCTTTTACACACTCAATCTTTCACAAAGTGTGTCTGAGACTCACTTTTTTTTCTTGATCCGTTTTTCAAAATATATGTAATGTCACGCATCAATAAGATCGTGACACATGTTATtaactgaaaaaaataaaagaaaatatcaaaaattactCTTATAACCCTGATTTAAAATACACTAACTTCCCATCTTCTTTTGCCCTTTGCCGTCGCCGGAGACCTCGAAAAAAAAAAAGCCATAACCACCT
Proteins encoded in this window:
- the LOC142171955 gene encoding uncharacterized protein LOC142171955, whose protein sequence is MEDRNEVIFSGPHTLNNRPIILKAWEPNFDFSEEVLSTIPLWVKFPNLPLNCWFMESLSRICSVMRNPIYADECTSKIERISFARVLIEMDVTKPLPRIIKVHDLDGKVFEQEIWYDWQPQYCNKCLQIGHMWSVELPPKKPAQQPRGYPKKQMHEW